In Piliocolobus tephrosceles isolate RC106 chromosome 10, ASM277652v3, whole genome shotgun sequence, a single window of DNA contains:
- the GABARAPL1 gene encoding gamma-aminobutyric acid receptor-associated protein-like 1 yields the protein MKFQYKEDHPFEYRKKEGEKIRKKYPDRVPVIVEKAPKARVPDLDKRKYLVPSDLTVGQFYFLIRKRIHLRPEDALFFFVNNTIPPTSATMGQLYEDNHEEDYFLYVAYSDESVYGK from the exons ATGAAGTTCCAGTACAAGGAGGACCATCCCTTTGAGTATcggaaaaaggaaggagaaaagatcCGGAAGAAATATCCGGACAGGGTCCCC gTGATTGTAGAGAAGGCCCCAAAAGCCAGGGTGCCTGATCTGGACAAGAGGAAGTACCTAGTGCCCTCTGACCTTACCG TTGGCCAGTTCTACTTCTTAATCCGGAAGAGAATCCACCTGAGACCTGAGGACGCCTTATTCTTCTTTGTCAACAACACTATCCCTCCCACCAGTGCTACCATGGGCCAACTGTATGAG GACAACCATGAGGAAGACTATTTTCTGTACGTGGCCTACAGTGATGAGAGTGTGTATGGGAAATGA